One window from the genome of Bdellovibrio sp. NC01 encodes:
- a CDS encoding DegT/DnrJ/EryC1/StrS aminotransferase family protein encodes MSISQVPFITLNRFEPGFRDEFLNGVASLFDKTQFVGGPIVGEMEANLAAYTNSKHAIGCANGTDAIQIALRAVGVEKNDKVLVPDMTFWATFEAVVNVGANPVTVDVNKETCHWDLATFKKAVTEFKPKAAIMVHLYGWVTPDTLEIRKFAKENNVLLIEDGAQCFGTEIEGQSVLGTALISTTSFYPAKVLGASGDAGAIFTANDEYAKNCRTLINHGRTDHYSHGMIGWNSRIGAYESLFLNMSLKHIDARIESRMKAVKFYEEALKGLPLKPYRASSKVKENGYCAVAMIEPSLRPALIETLKKANIGHGTIYPGAMSLQSGAKDHLAGKIDNGNAHYVSQAVLNLPCFAYITQEELQYVVDTVKKHFNG; translated from the coding sequence ATGAGCATTTCACAAGTCCCATTTATTACATTGAATCGTTTTGAGCCTGGCTTCCGTGATGAGTTCTTGAACGGTGTTGCTTCCCTTTTCGATAAAACTCAATTCGTTGGCGGTCCGATCGTTGGCGAAATGGAAGCAAATCTTGCGGCATATACAAACTCAAAACATGCAATCGGTTGCGCAAACGGTACAGATGCAATTCAAATTGCGCTTCGTGCAGTTGGTGTTGAAAAGAACGATAAAGTTCTCGTTCCAGATATGACTTTCTGGGCAACTTTTGAAGCAGTAGTTAACGTGGGTGCAAACCCTGTGACTGTTGACGTGAACAAAGAGACTTGCCATTGGGATCTTGCGACTTTCAAAAAAGCAGTGACTGAGTTCAAACCTAAAGCTGCTATCATGGTTCACCTTTACGGTTGGGTGACTCCTGATACTTTGGAAATCAGAAAATTCGCAAAAGAAAATAACGTTCTTTTGATTGAAGACGGCGCGCAATGCTTCGGTACTGAAATCGAAGGTCAATCAGTTCTTGGAACAGCATTGATCTCTACAACAAGCTTCTACCCAGCAAAAGTTTTGGGTGCTTCTGGTGATGCGGGTGCGATCTTCACAGCGAATGATGAATACGCGAAGAACTGCCGCACATTGATCAACCACGGTCGTACTGATCACTATTCTCACGGTATGATTGGTTGGAATTCTCGTATCGGTGCTTATGAGTCATTGTTCTTGAACATGTCTTTGAAACACATCGATGCGCGTATCGAAAGCCGTATGAAAGCGGTTAAGTTTTACGAAGAGGCCTTGAAAGGTCTTCCACTAAAACCATACAGAGCAAGTTCAAAAGTAAAAGAAAACGGTTACTGCGCGGTTGCGATGATCGAACCTTCATTGCGTCCTGCTTTGATCGAGACTTTGAAAAAAGCAAACATCGGTCACGGCACAATCTATCCGGGCGCGATGAGCTTGCAATCAGGTGCGAAAGATCACTTGGCTGGTAAGATCGATAACGGCAATGCTCACTATGTTTCTCAAGCAGTTTTGAATCTTCCATGTTTTGCATACATCACTCAGGAAGAACTTCAGTACGTTGTTGATACAGTTAAAAAGCATTTCAACGGCTAG
- a CDS encoding dihydrofolate reductase family protein: MAKTIYYSATSLNGFIADKNNSLDWLFQFGGGDEVAEISSYKELIANTGAICMGSTTYQWMLDNHMAQGNAWPYQVPTWVFTTRKLKGIDGVDIRFVQGDVTPIHAEMIKAAAGKNIWIVGGGELAAKFYDAKLLNEVVWQMAPLTLDGGAPLFPRRIHPPMKLLKTDIIGGTMVEVKYEVRY, from the coding sequence ATGGCTAAAACGATTTATTATAGCGCAACAAGTTTGAATGGATTCATCGCCGATAAGAACAATTCACTGGATTGGCTTTTTCAGTTCGGTGGGGGTGATGAGGTCGCTGAAATTTCGTCGTATAAAGAGTTGATTGCAAACACGGGCGCTATTTGTATGGGCTCAACCACTTATCAGTGGATGCTCGACAATCACATGGCGCAAGGAAATGCGTGGCCGTATCAAGTGCCGACATGGGTTTTTACCACACGAAAATTAAAAGGTATTGACGGTGTTGATATTCGTTTTGTTCAAGGTGATGTCACGCCAATTCATGCGGAAATGATAAAGGCAGCCGCTGGAAAAAATATTTGGATCGTCGGCGGGGGAGAACTCGCAGCTAAATTTTACGATGCCAAATTATTGAATGAGGTTGTCTGGCAAATGGCGCCGCTCACGTTAGATGGTGGGGCGCCATTGTTTCCTCGAAGAATTCATCCACCAATGAAGCTATTGAAGACAGACATCATTGGTGGAACGATGGTCGAAGTTAAATACGAAGTTCGCTATTAG
- the pip gene encoding prolyl aminopeptidase, with amino-acid sequence MFAGIEPYTSGFLSVGEGNEIYWEVSGNPKGKPALYLHGGPGGGISGGYRKHFDPAKFMIVSFEQRGCGRSRPGVGDADFDLSTNTTQHLIADIEKLREHLGVKDWLLYGASWGTTLALAYAIAHPDRVRGIILAAVTTTSAEDVKWLVEDMGRIFPEAWEKFAQASGAQTGERIIDAYYRKLISFDKAVRDQAALDWCAWEDVHISLKPDYQPDPMFKDLKFAVPFATLVVHYWRSAAFLGDSIRKDLGRITHIPAVLIHGRRDISSPMSTPYQLHKAWPGSKFVVIEEEGHGGKIMGNEISKAVTLLTIN; translated from the coding sequence ATGTTTGCAGGAATCGAACCTTATACATCTGGATTTTTGTCAGTCGGCGAGGGCAATGAAATTTATTGGGAAGTTTCTGGCAATCCTAAAGGAAAACCCGCGCTGTATTTGCATGGTGGTCCTGGTGGGGGAATCAGTGGTGGCTATCGCAAACACTTTGATCCCGCGAAATTTATGATCGTATCGTTCGAACAAAGAGGCTGCGGTCGCAGTCGTCCTGGCGTTGGTGATGCTGATTTTGATTTATCCACGAACACAACTCAACACTTGATCGCAGATATAGAAAAGTTGCGTGAGCATTTAGGTGTAAAAGATTGGTTGCTCTATGGTGCTTCGTGGGGAACGACGTTGGCATTAGCTTATGCGATTGCTCATCCTGATCGCGTGCGCGGAATTATTCTGGCGGCCGTGACGACGACAAGTGCAGAAGATGTAAAATGGCTTGTTGAAGATATGGGACGTATTTTTCCGGAAGCGTGGGAAAAGTTTGCGCAAGCATCTGGAGCGCAAACGGGTGAACGAATTATCGATGCTTATTATCGCAAACTGATTTCCTTCGATAAAGCTGTTCGAGATCAAGCGGCCCTTGATTGGTGTGCGTGGGAAGACGTGCACATTTCCTTAAAACCCGATTATCAGCCTGATCCGATGTTCAAAGATTTAAAATTCGCGGTGCCTTTTGCGACCTTAGTGGTTCATTACTGGCGAAGTGCCGCATTCTTAGGTGATAGTATCCGAAAAGATTTAGGGCGTATCACTCATATACCTGCAGTTCTTATTCACGGTCGTCGCGATATCAGCTCGCCGATGTCGACACCTTATCAACTTCACAAGGCTTGGCCCGGAAGTAAGTTTGTTGTCATCGAAGAAGAAGGACATGGCGGCAAGATTATGGGAAATGAGATTTCCAAAGCGGTTACTTTATTAACTATCAATTGA
- a CDS encoding S9 family peptidase codes for MKKMILPALVTALIVATGCQTATKTTKVNPDYIPREVLFSNPDIAGIKISPDGKYVAFLKEHNGVLNVWSQEFGKPETSKPVTNDSKRGVFNYNWTYTAGTIIFTQDVSGDENDGLFTVNVITGETKEITKPGKAKTDVAEVSFQRPNEVVIMTNARNPQYFDYQILNLTTKKTEDLFTNKDNFASIAFDKQYNPVIASKANGDGTSTYFLWDKKSRSFKKKFVVPFEDSMSTAVADISFDGSKVYLVDSRKRDKAALIEWNLKTNKQKVLATNNRADIDNLFLHPKTGALLVASATYLKKELQFFDMDFQQNFESLKKQLGEDISVTSMSFEGDQWVVTSTAPDKPVTFYFYDAKAKKLGEPMVGRKSLQAYADRLSPMTPVEIKSRDGLTLVSYLTLAKKPVDKSFVLLVHGGPWGRDSYGYNSMHQWFADRGYNVLSVNFRASTGFGKKFLNAGDLQWGRNMHNDLIDAVNWAIAQGYADSKKVAIVGGSYGGYSALAAVTFTPDVFAASVDIVGPSNLETLLKSVPPYWESFRTTLYKRVGDPRTEQGRKILYNASPLHFADKIKTPLLILQGANDPRVKKAEADQIYNSMVTKKIPVEYVLFPDEGHGFAKASNNMASNAIIEDFLGKYLKGRVQPFGSQVKDSTAQFITQPQ; via the coding sequence ATGAAGAAAATGATTCTTCCCGCGCTGGTAACGGCCCTGATCGTAGCAACTGGCTGTCAAACGGCGACTAAAACGACGAAAGTAAATCCCGACTATATTCCGCGCGAGGTTCTATTTAGTAATCCCGACATCGCGGGAATCAAAATCAGCCCAGACGGCAAATACGTTGCCTTCCTTAAAGAACACAATGGCGTCTTGAACGTTTGGTCACAAGAGTTCGGCAAACCTGAAACTTCAAAACCTGTAACAAACGATTCTAAAAGAGGCGTCTTTAATTACAATTGGACGTACACAGCAGGCACAATCATCTTCACCCAAGACGTTAGCGGCGATGAAAATGACGGGCTTTTCACTGTAAACGTCATTACAGGTGAAACCAAAGAAATCACAAAACCTGGTAAAGCGAAAACGGACGTCGCCGAAGTTAGCTTCCAACGTCCGAACGAAGTTGTGATCATGACCAATGCACGCAACCCCCAGTACTTCGATTATCAAATCCTCAATTTAACGACTAAAAAGACTGAAGACCTATTTACGAACAAAGATAACTTCGCAAGCATCGCCTTCGATAAGCAGTACAATCCCGTTATTGCCTCGAAAGCAAATGGCGACGGCACATCAACGTATTTCTTGTGGGATAAAAAATCTCGCTCTTTCAAAAAGAAATTCGTGGTGCCATTTGAAGACAGCATGAGCACGGCTGTGGCCGACATTTCATTTGATGGCAGCAAAGTCTATCTTGTCGATAGCCGTAAAAGAGACAAAGCCGCATTGATCGAATGGAATTTGAAAACGAACAAACAAAAAGTTCTTGCGACAAATAACAGAGCCGACATTGATAACTTGTTCTTGCATCCTAAAACTGGAGCCTTATTAGTCGCTTCTGCAACGTATTTGAAAAAAGAACTTCAGTTCTTTGATATGGATTTCCAACAGAACTTTGAATCGTTGAAGAAACAATTAGGTGAAGACATTTCCGTAACGTCCATGAGTTTTGAGGGTGACCAATGGGTTGTGACTTCAACGGCTCCAGATAAACCGGTCACGTTCTATTTCTACGACGCCAAAGCAAAGAAACTTGGCGAACCTATGGTTGGTCGTAAGTCACTACAAGCCTATGCGGATCGTTTAAGCCCCATGACTCCGGTAGAAATCAAATCGCGTGATGGTTTGACTTTGGTTTCTTATCTGACACTTGCGAAAAAGCCTGTGGATAAGTCTTTTGTGCTTCTTGTGCACGGTGGTCCTTGGGGGCGCGATTCCTACGGATACAATTCAATGCACCAGTGGTTTGCAGATCGAGGCTACAACGTCTTGAGTGTGAACTTCCGCGCATCGACTGGCTTCGGTAAGAAATTCTTGAATGCGGGCGATTTGCAATGGGGTCGCAACATGCACAATGACTTGATCGATGCCGTTAACTGGGCCATAGCGCAAGGTTACGCAGACTCTAAAAAAGTAGCGATCGTCGGTGGCTCTTACGGTGGTTACTCGGCTCTTGCAGCAGTCACATTCACACCTGATGTCTTTGCTGCATCCGTTGACATCGTCGGTCCTTCAAACTTAGAAACTCTTTTGAAGTCAGTTCCGCCTTATTGGGAAAGTTTTAGAACGACACTTTACAAACGTGTTGGCGACCCAAGAACAGAGCAAGGTCGTAAGATCCTGTACAACGCTTCGCCATTGCACTTTGCGGATAAAATCAAAACACCGTTACTGATCTTGCAAGGTGCAAATGATCCACGCGTGAAAAAAGCCGAAGCCGATCAAATCTATAACTCGATGGTTACTAAAAAAATTCCTGTTGAGTATGTGTTGTTCCCAGATGAAGGACACGGTTTCGCTAAAGCTTCGAATAACATGGCCTCTAACGCCATCATCGAAGACTTCCTTGGCAAATACTTGAAAGGCCGCGTGCAGCCATTCGGAAGCCAAGTTAAAGATTCAACTGCACAGTTCATCACTCAACCGCAGTAA
- a CDS encoding GFA family protein, producing MKHTGGCHCGKVRYEVDINVANAISCNCSICMKKGTLLDFVPEENFKLLSGEQDLTHYHFNKKVIDHSFCKHCGVQAFAKGKSPDGKVMAAINLRCLDNVDLSKLKIQEINGRDF from the coding sequence ATGAAGCACACAGGTGGCTGCCATTGCGGCAAAGTTCGATATGAAGTTGATATCAACGTTGCAAATGCAATTAGCTGCAATTGTTCGATTTGCATGAAGAAAGGCACTTTGCTTGATTTCGTGCCAGAAGAAAACTTCAAACTTCTTTCCGGTGAACAAGATCTTACTCACTATCATTTTAATAAAAAAGTCATCGATCATTCATTCTGCAAACATTGCGGAGTGCAAGCCTTCGCAAAGGGCAAATCACCGGATGGCAAAGTCATGGCCGCAATCAATCTGCGCTGTCTAGACAATGTTGATCTTTCAAAACTTAAAATCCAAGAAATCAACGGCAGAGACTTCTAA
- a CDS encoding alpha/beta fold hydrolase, translating into MKKMVLTLLVTLFAHSVYAIDVPKGFKQEKIQINGFKMNVYKGGTGTPVVLIHGMGETALWWEPAMKALSANYTVIVPDLRGGGLSEVTESGYTKVEMAADIKALLDHYDIAKADIVGHDIGLMVAYAFAAKYPAATSKLAVLDAFVPGVGPGDDIYNSPDIWHFRFHGASAENLVKGREKVYLNHLWTTFSADPKTFPESHKNYFTKLYAAPGHMKAAMAWFAAFPQDAKDNRELSKKQLPMPVLSIGGDKALGNELAATMKVVAPQSESVVLKNVGHWLMEEAPQPTIAALQKFLAGSDRISAR; encoded by the coding sequence ATGAAAAAAATGGTTCTGACTTTGTTGGTAACATTGTTCGCGCATTCCGTTTACGCAATCGATGTTCCTAAAGGATTTAAGCAAGAAAAGATTCAAATCAATGGATTTAAAATGAACGTCTATAAAGGCGGAACGGGCACTCCCGTCGTCTTGATTCATGGAATGGGAGAAACCGCCTTGTGGTGGGAACCAGCGATGAAAGCTCTTTCTGCAAATTACACTGTCATTGTGCCGGATCTGCGCGGTGGTGGTTTAAGTGAAGTCACTGAATCAGGTTATACAAAAGTTGAAATGGCAGCGGATATTAAAGCGTTACTTGATCACTATGATATCGCAAAGGCTGATATCGTGGGGCACGATATTGGTTTGATGGTCGCTTATGCTTTTGCTGCAAAATATCCTGCTGCAACTTCCAAGCTTGCAGTTCTTGATGCTTTCGTTCCTGGTGTTGGACCCGGCGATGACATTTATAACAGTCCAGATATCTGGCATTTTCGTTTTCATGGTGCCAGCGCAGAAAATCTTGTGAAGGGTCGCGAGAAAGTTTATCTAAATCATCTATGGACCACATTTTCTGCCGATCCAAAAACTTTCCCAGAATCACATAAGAATTACTTCACCAAATTATACGCGGCTCCTGGCCACATGAAAGCGGCCATGGCGTGGTTTGCGGCATTCCCGCAAGATGCGAAGGACAATCGAGAGCTTTCGAAAAAACAACTTCCTATGCCGGTTCTTTCAATTGGTGGGGATAAAGCATTGGGTAATGAGTTGGCAGCGACAATGAAAGTGGTGGCACCACAATCTGAAAGTGTGGTTCTAAAAAATGTCGGTCACTGGCTTATGGAAGAAGCGCCCCAGCCAACGATTGCAGCCCTTCAAAAGTTTTTAGCGGGTAGTGATCGAATTAGTGCGCGTTAG
- a CDS encoding ABC transporter substrate-binding protein translates to MGALNNEPIYFHDDKGVVRGVLIELIDELKRRTGCNFDPSESTRPMLVASLRSSAIDLTLISIKTPVMDQVASFIPMYLGTRAIVLAPQYAKKKTTLAEALKDKKIIFGSFIGATGYYKANEIEQLRKEQRLVEFYDYSSMFAALKKGKIQAMISSYVVGSYFMVQMKLTDFSFTQDKSDFTPVGSYYNPKRLRGDEVQMFSKVFDDIVKDGTMARIYMHYVPKKYVEQSFVPQDFTNAH, encoded by the coding sequence GTGGGGGCCCTAAATAACGAACCGATTTATTTTCATGACGATAAAGGAGTCGTTCGCGGCGTTCTTATCGAACTTATTGATGAACTAAAACGTCGCACGGGCTGCAATTTCGATCCTTCGGAATCCACACGACCGATGTTGGTAGCAAGCTTGCGCTCGTCTGCGATTGATCTGACTCTTATTTCCATTAAAACTCCAGTCATGGATCAAGTCGCAAGTTTTATTCCGATGTACTTAGGAACTCGGGCGATCGTATTGGCTCCGCAATACGCGAAGAAAAAGACAACGCTTGCTGAAGCACTCAAAGACAAAAAAATTATTTTCGGATCATTCATTGGAGCTACCGGTTATTACAAAGCGAATGAAATCGAACAGCTACGCAAAGAGCAGCGCCTGGTAGAGTTTTACGATTACTCGTCAATGTTCGCGGCTTTAAAAAAGGGGAAAATTCAGGCAATGATTAGCTCCTATGTAGTAGGCAGCTATTTTATGGTACAAATGAAATTGACAGACTTTTCTTTTACTCAAGATAAATCGGACTTCACGCCAGTAGGTTCTTACTACAACCCTAAAAGACTTCGCGGCGATGAAGTCCAAATGTTTTCAAAAGTCTTTGATGACATTGTGAAAGACGGAACGATGGCTAGAATCTACATGCACTATGTTCCCAAAAAGTACGTAGAACAAAGCTTCGTTCCGCAAGATTTTACTAACGCGCACTAA
- a CDS encoding SDR family oxidoreductase, with protein sequence MELKGNTILITGGGSGIGFALASRLAKNGNKVIICGRRAEQLAEAQKSCPELIPLQADISTAHGREELVSEIIQKYPDLNVVINNAGIQNRLPPLTEKQDWSKHEMEIATNLEAPMHLAMLFIPHLLGQRNPFIINVTSGLAFVPIYFLPTYCATKAALHSFTLTLRHQLKATPIKVVEIAPPAVNTDLGGKNLHNHGVDLNLFADHCMKHLEQGDEEFGYESSETRRLAVKQATDTIFKQMNP encoded by the coding sequence ATGGAACTAAAGGGCAATACAATTCTGATCACGGGTGGCGGAAGCGGAATCGGTTTTGCACTCGCAAGTCGTCTGGCTAAGAACGGAAACAAGGTCATCATCTGCGGGCGTAGAGCGGAACAACTTGCAGAGGCACAGAAAAGCTGTCCCGAACTTATCCCATTACAAGCCGATATCTCGACGGCTCATGGTCGCGAAGAGTTGGTGAGTGAGATTATACAGAAGTATCCTGACTTGAATGTCGTCATTAACAACGCCGGCATTCAGAATCGCCTGCCGCCATTGACCGAAAAACAGGACTGGTCAAAACATGAAATGGAAATCGCCACGAACCTTGAAGCACCTATGCACTTGGCGATGCTTTTTATTCCGCATCTATTAGGGCAAAGAAATCCGTTTATCATTAATGTCACTTCGGGGTTGGCATTTGTACCGATCTATTTCCTCCCAACTTATTGTGCGACGAAGGCGGCATTGCATTCATTCACTCTGACTTTGCGCCATCAATTGAAAGCAACACCAATTAAAGTTGTCGAGATTGCGCCACCAGCCGTGAATACCGATCTGGGCGGTAAGAACTTGCATAACCATGGTGTGGATTTGAATTTGTTCGCGGATCACTGCATGAAGCATCTGGAACAAGGCGATGAAGAGTTCGGTTATGAATCTTCGGAAACTCGCAGGCTTGCAGTTAAGCAGGCAACTGATACTATCTTTAAACAGATGAATCCCTAG
- a CDS encoding DoxX family membrane protein — MKVKLVLRILLGVFLMYAGVGHLTWLRTEFLAQVPKWQPLDPDFVVLASGVVEIILGLSFIVLGKYKAQVGIIGALFFVAVFPGNINQYIYHIDAFGLNSDTARLIRLFFQPVLVVWALWSTGGWEYGRRRLSSFRKG; from the coding sequence GTGAAAGTGAAACTGGTATTACGGATATTGCTCGGTGTATTTTTGATGTATGCGGGAGTCGGTCATTTAACCTGGCTTCGCACCGAATTTTTAGCGCAAGTTCCAAAGTGGCAACCACTCGATCCCGATTTTGTGGTGCTTGCCTCAGGCGTGGTTGAGATCATTCTGGGGCTGAGTTTTATTGTTTTAGGTAAATACAAAGCGCAAGTCGGAATTATTGGCGCGTTGTTTTTCGTCGCGGTCTTTCCTGGCAATATCAATCAATACATTTATCACATCGATGCGTTTGGATTAAATTCCGACACCGCTCGCTTGATTCGTTTATTTTTCCAGCCGGTCTTAGTTGTGTGGGCCTTGTGGTCTACGGGTGGGTGGGAATATGGAAGGAGGAGGTTGTCCTCCTTCCGAAAAGGCTAG
- a CDS encoding aldo/keto reductase, which translates to MSLNKYITLGKSGLRVSPLALGTMTFGEDLGWGSSVEESKQIMDRYFELGGNFLDTANFYTKSHSEKIIGDHVGRNKSRRDRLVIATKFSGNLYPGDPNGGGSSRKAIIEQAENSLRRLQTDYIDLYWLHNWDIHTPIEETMRALDDLVRDGKVRYVGVSDTPAWKIAQANMISHFRGWSAFIGMQMEYSLLERSIEQELVPLALEFDIGITPWSPLKSGVLSGKYTRKNAGQQTADRAAFIDGIWTEKTYSVIDELQAIAQKHDSTPARVALAWVRAQPGVTSTIIGARRMAQLEDNIKSLDITLTADDLNRLDALTKPVFGFPQNMQPMFPAIHNGGTTVNGVSAELSPFVIGKDDKPY; encoded by the coding sequence ATGTCTCTTAATAAATATATCACATTGGGAAAATCAGGTTTGCGTGTAAGTCCTTTGGCTTTGGGAACGATGACGTTCGGCGAAGACCTTGGATGGGGATCAAGCGTTGAAGAATCAAAGCAGATCATGGACCGCTACTTTGAACTTGGCGGCAACTTCTTGGATACCGCGAACTTCTATACGAAAAGCCATTCCGAAAAAATTATCGGTGATCATGTAGGTCGTAATAAATCTCGCCGCGATCGTTTGGTTATTGCAACTAAGTTCAGTGGCAATCTTTATCCGGGCGATCCAAACGGAGGCGGTTCTAGTCGTAAAGCGATTATCGAACAAGCAGAAAACTCTTTACGTCGCTTACAAACAGATTACATCGATCTTTACTGGCTTCATAACTGGGACATCCATACACCGATCGAAGAAACGATGCGTGCACTTGACGATTTGGTTCGCGATGGCAAAGTTCGTTACGTCGGTGTTTCCGATACGCCTGCCTGGAAAATTGCTCAAGCAAATATGATTTCTCATTTCCGCGGATGGAGTGCTTTCATCGGCATGCAAATGGAATACTCGTTGCTTGAAAGAAGTATTGAACAAGAACTTGTTCCACTGGCTCTTGAATTCGATATCGGCATTACGCCGTGGTCCCCTTTGAAAAGCGGCGTCTTAAGCGGCAAGTACACGCGTAAAAACGCGGGTCAACAAACTGCAGATCGCGCGGCGTTCATTGATGGAATCTGGACTGAAAAAACTTATTCAGTTATCGACGAATTACAGGCTATCGCACAAAAACACGACAGCACTCCAGCACGTGTGGCTTTGGCGTGGGTTCGCGCTCAGCCAGGTGTAACTTCAACGATTATTGGCGCACGTCGTATGGCGCAACTTGAAGACAACATCAAATCGCTCGATATCACTTTGACTGCGGATGATTTAAATCGTTTGGATGCTTTGACGAAACCTGTTTTTGGTTTCCCACAAAATATGCAACCCATGTTCCCTGCAATTCATAATGGTGGAACAACAGTGAATGGAGTTTCTGCAGAATTGTCTCCGTTTGTTATCGGAAAAGATGACAAGCCTTACTAG
- a CDS encoding AraC family transcriptional regulator encodes MGKVAKLSQQEELEAVRDRLEAVIADFAEKNQTYVTAIPGVSMAMTTSPLPPTAHIYEPSLCVCVRGRKKVLIGKDYLTYDDKHYLLTCIEIPTIVSIAKASPQIPYSGFAMRLDLEMIRSIIAEMEISGMPIEHSEPAIAIRPMTLDLMESILRLATLASQKKDITIFAPLIQREILYRLLSGPSGDRLRQFAQFGSQTNRVSKAVNWIRENFQKKLSIDDLAKMANMGVSTFHRHFSEITTMSPIQYQKQLRLHEARRLMIAEDMDAASSAIQVGYESVTQFNREYRRLFGKPPATDKKKILNSDLANTETVV; translated from the coding sequence ATGGGTAAAGTTGCCAAATTATCTCAACAAGAAGAGCTTGAGGCAGTTCGCGATCGCCTTGAAGCAGTGATTGCAGATTTTGCTGAAAAAAATCAGACGTATGTCACGGCCATTCCTGGTGTCAGCATGGCGATGACAACGTCACCATTGCCACCGACCGCACATATTTATGAACCGAGTCTTTGTGTTTGTGTGCGCGGGCGCAAAAAAGTTCTTATCGGAAAAGATTATCTTACTTACGACGACAAACACTATCTCTTAACATGTATTGAAATTCCTACGATCGTTTCGATTGCTAAAGCAAGCCCACAAATTCCTTATTCGGGATTTGCCATGCGCTTAGACCTAGAAATGATCCGCTCGATCATCGCAGAGATGGAAATTTCTGGCATGCCCATCGAGCATTCCGAACCTGCCATCGCGATTCGTCCGATGACTTTAGATTTGATGGAATCAATTCTGCGACTTGCCACTTTAGCATCGCAGAAAAAAGACATTACGATTTTTGCACCACTGATCCAACGAGAAATTCTGTATCGTCTGTTATCAGGACCGAGTGGAGATCGTCTTCGTCAATTTGCGCAATTTGGTTCACAAACAAATCGTGTCAGTAAAGCTGTGAACTGGATTCGTGAAAACTTTCAAAAAAAGCTTTCTATCGATGATTTAGCAAAAATGGCGAATATGGGCGTATCGACGTTCCATCGTCATTTCTCTGAAATCACGACGATGAGTCCAATTCAGTATCAAAAGCAATTGCGATTGCACGAAGCACGTCGTTTGATGATTGCAGAAGATATGGATGCAGCGAGCAGTGCCATTCAAGTTGGTTATGAAAGTGTCACGCAGTTTAATCGCGAATACCGTAGACTGTTTGGTAAGCCGCCAGCAACTGACAAAAAGAAAATTTTAAATTCAGATCTGGCGAATACAGAAACTGTGGTCTAA
- a CDS encoding dihydrofolate reductase family protein, whose protein sequence is MGKLILRISVSIDGFIESSESKVDFGKTRSPEGAAWLTEKISQAGAHLMGRKAFSQLSSFWPTAPGPIAQKMNEIPKIVFSRKGFDPSSVTNAEGWSNAKVMTGDLALGLSELKKQTSKDLIAHGGVEFAQHLVGTGLVDEFWLATHPLAVGKGFHLFEKLDQPLYLKLLETKAFSTGAMINVYKPE, encoded by the coding sequence GTGGGAAAATTGATTTTAAGAATCTCGGTTTCGATTGATGGATTTATCGAATCATCTGAAAGCAAAGTCGATTTTGGGAAAACCCGCAGTCCAGAAGGTGCAGCTTGGCTTACTGAAAAGATTAGTCAGGCCGGGGCGCATTTAATGGGTCGAAAGGCATTCAGTCAGTTATCTTCTTTTTGGCCGACAGCTCCGGGTCCGATCGCGCAGAAGATGAATGAGATTCCTAAGATTGTATTTTCACGTAAAGGTTTTGATCCTTCTTCTGTCACGAATGCTGAAGGTTGGTCGAATGCCAAGGTGATGACTGGTGATTTAGCCCTTGGACTTTCTGAACTTAAAAAGCAAACAAGCAAAGATCTAATCGCTCACGGCGGAGTTGAGTTTGCACAGCATTTAGTAGGCACTGGGTTGGTGGATGAATTCTGGCTTGCGACTCATCCTTTGGCGGTTGGCAAAGGATTTCATCTTTTCGAAAAGCTCGATCAGCCTTTATATTTAAAGTTGTTAGAGACAAAAGCTTTCAGCACAGGTGCGATGATCAACGTCTACAAGCCAGAATAG